A genomic window from Labeo rohita strain BAU-BD-2019 chromosome 6, IGBB_LRoh.1.0, whole genome shotgun sequence includes:
- the glulb gene encoding glutamine synthetase, whose amino-acid sequence MATSASSNLSKAVKQQYMDLPQGDKVQAMYIWIDGTGEGLRCKTRTLDSEPKTIEDFPEWNFDGSSTYQSEGSNSDMYLIPKAMFRDPFRKDPNKLVLCEVLKYNRKPAETNLRQMCNKIMDKVQNQHPWFGMEQEYTLLGTDGHPFGWPSNGFPGPQGPYYCGVGADKAYGRDVVEAHYRACLYAGVKICGTNAEVMPAQWEFQVGPCEGIEMGDHLWVARFLLHRVCEDFGIVASFDPKPIPGNWNGAGCHTNFSTKEMREDEGLKYIEESIEKLAKRHQYHIRAYDPKGGLDNARRLTGHHETSNINEFSAGVANRGASIRIPRSVGQEKKGYFEDRRPSANCDPYAVTEALIRTCLLNEEGVEPVTYK is encoded by the exons ATGGCCACTTCAGCCAGTTCCAACCTGAGCAAAGCTGTGAAACAGCAGTACATGGATCTCCCTCAGGGAGACAAGGTTCAAGCTATGTACATTTGGATAGATGGAACCGGAGAGGGATTGAGATGCAAGACCAGGACTCTAGATTCAGAACCCAAGACCATTGAAG ATTTTCCTGAATGGAACTTTGATGGCTCCAGCACATATCAGTCGGAGGGGTCCAACAGTGACATGTACTTGATCCCAAAAGCCATGTTTAGAGATCCTTTTAGAAAAGACCCCAACAAACTGGTTTTGTGTGAAGTCCTGAAATACAACCGCAAACCTGCAG AAACCAACCTTCGTCAGATGTGTAACAAGATCATGGATAAGGTGCAGAACCAGCATCCTTGGTTTGGAATGGAACAAGAGTACACTCTTCTCGGCACAGATGGTCATCCATTTGGTTGGCCCTCCAATGGCTTCCCTGGACCTCAAG GTCCGTACTACTGTGGTGTGGGAGCTGATAAGGCCTATGGGCGAGATGTTGTAGAAGCTCATTATAGAGCCTGCCTGTATGCTGGAGTAAAAATCTGTGGTACCAACGCTGAAGTCATGCCTGCACAG TGGGAATTCCAAGTTGGCCCTTGTGAGGGCATCGAGATGGGAGACCATTTGTGGGTTGCCCGCTTCCTCCTGCACAGGGTTTGTGAGGACTTCGGCATTGTGGCTTCTTTCGACCCAAAGCCCATTCCAGGGAACTGGAATGGAGCTGGCTGCCACACCAACTTCAGTACAAAGGAGATGCGTGAGGATGAGGGTTTGAA ataCATTGAGGAGTCTATTGAGAAGCTGGCCAAGAGACACCAGTATCATATTCGTGCCTATGATCCTAAAGGAGGGCTGGACAATGCCAGACGACTGACTGGCCATCACGAGACTTCCAACATCAACGAGTTCTCTGCTGGAGTGGCAAACCGTGGTGCTAGCATCCGAATCCCGCGATCTGTAGGCCAGGAAAAGAAGGGCTACTTTGAAGACCGTCGTCCCTCAGCTAACTGCGATCCGTACGCAGTCACTGAAGCTCTTATACGCACATGTCTGCTCAACGAAGAGGGTGTCGAGCCTGTGACATACAAGTGA